The following are encoded together in the uncultured Sphaerochaeta sp. genome:
- the rnr gene encoding ribonuclease R: MPKKNDKNNNVERTKKSKRTQKSKEKVIEGHLSVHAKGFGFVLVKKGTDIFIPLEHMLNAMDGDYVSVEIVKKAPKKNPEGRILKVLTLQNKEIIGVFKSSKEGGSVIPSDERYNNPIIIPKNSLSMPKMGRNPKNGEFVVIMRTSWNENDHTATGKIIDILGKPESKEMDLLLVARNNDLTIPFPSQVNKALTGLPAFDLQKELKSREDFRSVPCFTIDPESAKDFDDAISLVQLDNGRFELGVHIADVSHYVREGSAIDKEAYERGTSVYFVNNVIPMLPERLSNDLCSLKPNTDRLAFSVVMEIDSRGIVQKYRIRETIIRSAVRFTYEEVEAIIKGKKHSHAKTIHLMQMLSLILRRSREEMGSIDFDISEAAISLDEQGVPYAIRPRERIESNRLVEEFMLVANRIVASHIAKQSTKRNPKPFVYRVHEKPDKESIQSFLDLLERLGLKYQLDKEVQPDDYRKILDIIENLDYKYFIEKVALRSMTKAYYSTKNEGHFGLAFNAYTHFTSPIRRYPDLVVHRLLKYYASKEKDKKGSTKGEAATLSKKLDSICTHCSEREIRATQAEREFIKIKSMEFLSSKVGETYEGIISGMASFGMFVELSHYVIEGLVHVSELKDDHYDFDKEEFTLTGRKTKKVYRMGDTVTIKIKSVSKEEKRADFLLV, encoded by the coding sequence GTGCCCAAGAAAAATGATAAAAACAACAACGTGGAACGGACCAAGAAATCCAAACGAACACAAAAATCAAAGGAAAAAGTGATAGAGGGTCACCTCTCTGTCCACGCTAAGGGATTCGGCTTCGTGCTCGTAAAGAAAGGAACTGATATTTTCATCCCTCTGGAACATATGCTGAATGCCATGGATGGAGACTATGTCTCAGTTGAGATTGTAAAAAAAGCACCTAAAAAGAATCCAGAAGGAAGAATTCTCAAGGTTCTCACCTTGCAGAACAAAGAGATAATCGGTGTTTTCAAAAGCAGTAAGGAAGGAGGATCGGTCATCCCGAGCGATGAGCGATATAATAATCCTATCATCATTCCAAAAAACTCGTTATCTATGCCCAAGATGGGAAGAAATCCAAAGAATGGTGAGTTTGTCGTAATCATGAGAACGAGCTGGAACGAGAATGACCATACGGCAACAGGCAAGATCATCGATATTTTGGGGAAGCCAGAGAGCAAGGAGATGGACCTCCTCTTGGTTGCTCGAAACAACGACCTGACCATTCCATTCCCCTCTCAAGTGAATAAGGCACTGACAGGGCTACCTGCATTTGATCTGCAAAAAGAGCTGAAGAGTCGCGAAGACTTCCGTTCAGTTCCCTGTTTCACCATTGACCCTGAATCTGCAAAGGATTTTGATGATGCCATCTCGCTTGTCCAATTGGATAACGGCCGTTTTGAGCTGGGGGTACATATTGCAGATGTATCCCATTATGTGCGAGAGGGATCGGCAATTGATAAGGAGGCATATGAACGAGGAACCTCCGTATATTTCGTAAACAACGTAATTCCAATGCTTCCCGAGCGGCTTTCCAATGATCTCTGCAGCCTCAAGCCAAATACGGATCGTCTTGCGTTCTCCGTGGTCATGGAAATCGATTCCCGAGGTATTGTGCAGAAATATAGGATCAGGGAAACCATTATCAGGAGTGCTGTCCGATTTACCTATGAAGAGGTTGAAGCAATCATTAAAGGAAAGAAGCATTCACATGCAAAGACCATTCATCTCATGCAGATGCTCTCCCTTATCCTTCGCAGGTCGAGAGAAGAGATGGGTTCTATCGATTTCGACATCTCTGAAGCGGCAATCTCTCTTGATGAACAGGGAGTTCCCTATGCAATCAGGCCACGCGAGAGAATTGAATCAAATCGGTTGGTAGAGGAGTTCATGCTTGTTGCGAACCGTATCGTTGCCAGCCATATTGCCAAGCAATCCACAAAAAGGAATCCGAAGCCATTTGTCTATCGTGTACATGAGAAGCCGGACAAGGAGTCGATACAAAGCTTCCTTGACCTCCTTGAACGGTTGGGACTGAAATATCAACTCGACAAAGAAGTACAACCGGATGATTACAGAAAAATCCTCGACATTATTGAAAACCTTGACTACAAGTACTTTATAGAGAAAGTTGCCCTCAGATCCATGACTAAAGCCTACTACAGCACAAAGAATGAAGGGCACTTTGGTTTGGCTTTTAACGCCTACACCCACTTCACCTCCCCCATAAGAAGGTACCCCGATTTGGTGGTACATCGTTTGTTGAAATACTATGCGAGCAAGGAAAAAGACAAGAAGGGATCAACGAAAGGTGAAGCTGCGACCTTGTCCAAGAAGCTGGATTCCATTTGCACGCATTGTTCAGAGCGGGAGATTCGGGCGACCCAGGCTGAACGTGAATTCATCAAGATCAAATCGATGGAATTCCTCTCCTCAAAGGTAGGAGAGACGTACGAGGGAATCATCTCTGGTATGGCAAGCTTTGGAATGTTTGTAGAGCTGTCACACTATGTCATAGAGGGATTAGTGCATGTCTCAGAGCTCAAAGATGACCACTATGATTTCGATAAGGAGGAGTTCACCCTCACCGGGCGCAAGACTAAAAAGGTCTACCGCATGGGGGACACGGTTACCATCAAGATAAAAAGTGTGTCCAAAGAGGAAAAACGGGCAGACTTTTTGCTTGTATGA
- a CDS encoding class I SAM-dependent methyltransferase, translating into MHKTQDCPLCGCPAIPLIQSGPSSYAHCPLCKGISMDRDQLLGPKEEWDFYLGHNNDVHDSRYQNFVRPLVNLIELRQNPSHKGLDFGAGSGPVISHMLQERGYSMYLYDPFFYPNLSVLETQYRFIVACEVIEHFHNPGSSFGQLLRLLEPRGTLYCRTTLIPDQIGFDRWHYKNDATHVFFYHEETVAWIAQNILSCEYTIIDRNLMFFSRS; encoded by the coding sequence ATGCACAAAACTCAGGATTGCCCCCTCTGTGGCTGCCCAGCAATTCCCTTGATACAGTCTGGTCCATCGTCCTATGCCCACTGCCCACTTTGTAAGGGTATTTCCATGGATCGGGACCAGTTACTTGGTCCAAAAGAGGAATGGGACTTCTATCTTGGGCACAACAATGATGTGCATGATTCCCGATATCAGAATTTTGTACGGCCTTTGGTAAATCTGATCGAATTAAGACAGAACCCTTCCCATAAAGGACTGGATTTTGGAGCCGGAAGTGGGCCCGTTATCTCTCACATGCTTCAAGAGCGAGGGTACAGTATGTATCTCTATGATCCGTTTTTTTACCCCAATCTGTCTGTCTTGGAAACACAGTATCGATTTATTGTTGCATGTGAGGTAATCGAGCACTTCCATAATCCCGGCTCTTCATTCGGCCAGCTTCTACGCCTCTTGGAACCAAGGGGAACCTTATACTGCAGGACGACGTTGATTCCCGACCAAATCGGTTTCGATCGCTGGCATTACAAGAATGATGCCACCCACGTGTTTTTCTACCATGAAGAGACGGTTGCCTGGATAGCGCAAAACATTCTCTCCTGTGAATATACGATCATTGACCGTAATCTCATGTTCTTCTCGCGTTCATAA
- a CDS encoding class III extradiol ring-cleavage dioxygenase: MKANVVYLSHGGGPLPLLGDPSHRAMVRFMRQLGEDLPRPKAIVVVSAHWEEEIPTLTASPSPSLVYDYYGFPKEAYEITYPAMGSPALAKKIAVLLGDAVLDDKRGFDHGMFIPLSLMYPDATIPTIQLSLLSSLSAAEHWRLGEKLRPLLDEEILFIGSGFSFHNMRQFWKEDDEQNHAFQDFLIEACCVDTVTQNRKQALIQWERAPYARYCHPREEHLLPLLVCQSLAGEAADLIFDDKIIERRAVAFHWS; this comes from the coding sequence ATGAAAGCGAACGTTGTCTATCTTTCTCACGGTGGGGGACCACTTCCCCTCTTGGGTGACCCTTCTCATAGAGCGATGGTACGGTTCATGAGACAGTTAGGGGAAGATTTGCCACGGCCAAAAGCCATCGTCGTGGTGAGTGCTCATTGGGAGGAAGAGATACCCACACTTACCGCATCCCCAAGCCCCTCATTGGTGTATGACTATTATGGCTTTCCTAAAGAGGCATATGAGATTACCTACCCGGCTATGGGTAGTCCTGCTCTAGCCAAGAAGATTGCAGTTCTACTCGGTGACGCTGTTTTGGACGATAAACGTGGTTTTGACCATGGTATGTTCATTCCACTCAGCCTCATGTACCCAGATGCGACCATTCCTACCATACAGCTCTCCCTTCTCTCATCCCTTTCAGCTGCTGAGCACTGGAGGCTGGGTGAGAAACTCAGGCCCTTGCTTGATGAAGAAATCCTCTTCATCGGTTCTGGGTTTTCATTTCATAACATGCGGCAATTCTGGAAGGAGGATGATGAACAAAACCATGCATTCCAGGATTTTCTCATTGAGGCTTGTTGTGTGGATACAGTAACTCAGAACAGGAAGCAGGCATTGATTCAATGGGAAAGAGCTCCGTATGCCAGATATTGTCACCCCAGAGAGGAGCACCTACTGCCACTGCTTGTCTGCCAGTCCCTTGCGGGAGAGGCTGCTGACCTAATTTTCGATGACAAGATCATTGAACGTAGGGCAGTTGCTTTCCACTGGAGTTGA
- the trxA gene encoding thioredoxin translates to MSEMIVTDENFKEEILQADKLVLVDFWAPWCGPCKMIGPAVSQLAQKYADTLKVAKVNVDEAGSLANMFNVNSIPTLMLFKDGEVVDQRMGAASLSVIEGFVKQHL, encoded by the coding sequence ATGAGTGAAATGATCGTAACTGACGAAAACTTCAAAGAGGAAATTCTCCAGGCTGACAAGCTGGTATTGGTGGATTTCTGGGCCCCTTGGTGTGGTCCCTGTAAAATGATCGGACCAGCGGTATCGCAGCTCGCGCAGAAGTATGCGGATACGCTGAAAGTCGCGAAAGTGAACGTGGACGAGGCAGGCAGCCTCGCAAACATGTTCAATGTAAATTCGATCCCCACCTTGATGCTGTTCAAGGATGGAGAGGTGGTTGACCAGAGAATGGGCGCAGCCTCCCTTTCCGTAATCGAAGGATTCGTCAAACAACATCTGTAA